Part of the Usitatibacter palustris genome, TTGGGCTCGGCGGTCTTCGTCGGTGCGGGCTTCGTGGCAGCCGTCGCGACCTTCTGCGAGCTGAAGAGGTCCTTCACCATCGAGAGCTTCACTTGCGCCGCGGCGTTGTTCTTGTCGAGGGCGAGGGCACGATCGTAGGCGCGGCTTGCGAGCTGCGCGTAGATGTCGCCGAGGTTCTCGTGCGCGGTGGCGTAGCTCGGGTGCGTGTGGATCGCGAGCTCGAGCGCGCTCTTCGCCTTGTCGTAGTTGCCCTGCGATGCGTAGAGCACGGCGAGGTTGTTGTACGGCTCGGGGAGCTCGGGGTAATCCTCGGTGAGTCCGGTGAAGACCTGGATCGCTTCGCTGGTCTTCTTCTGCTCGGTGAGGATGAGGCCCTTGAGGAATCGGCCCTGCGGATCACGCGGCTGCGCCTTCAGGTAGCCGTCGACTTTCTCGAGCGACGGGGCGAGGCGGCCTTGCGTGTAGAGTTTCTGCGCGTCCTTGAGGTCATCGGCGGGCGCGGCATAGGCAACGGCGGCACCGCAAAAAAACACCCCGGCGAGGGCCTTCGCGAGTGCTTTCCTCATCGAGTTGCGCTGCAGCATCGTGTTATAATTTGTTGAATTTAATGGGAAACACATTCTACCAACCTTGGGGGGGCTTCACAATGCGGCTCACCTCGACACCCGCGCCCCTCGATGGCCGCACCGGCGCCTTCTGGCGTGCGTCGTGCGCTTGGGCACGGGCTTTTGGTTGTTGTTCCCAGCTTCGGTCCTGAACGTCCGGCGGAACCCCGCCGCGTCCTTCCAACGTCGATGATGCCGCGCCGCCCGAGCGCCGAGCCATTCCCATGTCCGAACTGACCATCTACAACACCCTCACGCGCGCCAAAGAGCGCTTCGTTCCCCACGTGGCCGGCAAGGCCGGCCTCTACGTGTGCGGCCCGACCGTCTACGACTACATCCACATCGGCAATGCGCGCACGTTCACGACGTTCGACATGGTGGCGCGCTGGCTGCGCACCGTGGGCCTCGATGTCACGTACGTGCGCAACGTCACCGACATCGACGACAAGATCAT contains:
- a CDS encoding L,D-transpeptidase Cds6 family protein, giving the protein MLQRNSMRKALAKALAGVFFCGAAVAYAAPADDLKDAQKLYTQGRLAPSLEKVDGYLKAQPRDPQGRFLKGLILTEQKKTSEAIQVFTGLTEDYPELPEPYNNLAVLYASQGNYDKAKSALELAIHTHPSYATAHENLGDIYAQLASRAYDRALALDKNNAAAQVKLSMVKDLFSSQKVATAATKPAPTKTAEPKAAEPVKPAPSEPSKQEPPPKVATTTPKTEPTKAEKPKAEPAKAAPTKPAPSAGDETNAQVAAAVTAWAKAWSSKDVAGYLAAYAPDFETPNGEARAAWEKTRTERIEAPKSIEVGVTMKSIKVSGNEATAVFRQAYRSDAMKSNNTKTLKLVKVGDKWLIKQERTGG